A window of Streptomyces armeniacus contains these coding sequences:
- a CDS encoding DUF881 domain-containing protein produces MSDDNARSTDDAGKAGPAKGPEDSGDNADNGSSGNGHGGSTGSTGSTGNAGEATHAENGRPDDGAPPDGDADTDDGAPELTGRQRLVAAVWPPRVTRAQLTVAVLLFVLGLGLAIQVRSTSEGGPLRGARQEDLVRILDELDDRSARLQGEKQRLEGQQRELENSSDQAEEARKQTQQKARQLGVLAGTVGAEGPGLHITVRDPGGAVEADMLLDTIQELRAAGAEAIEVNNVRVVASSYLQGATDVRIDGHAVSPPYRFEVIGEPKDLEPALNIPGGVVQTLEKEQAAVEVSRSEKITVDALRSTKRPDYARSSQ; encoded by the coding sequence ATGAGCGACGACAACGCCAGGAGCACCGACGACGCCGGGAAGGCCGGCCCCGCCAAGGGCCCCGAGGACAGCGGCGACAACGCGGACAACGGCAGCAGCGGCAACGGTCACGGCGGGAGCACCGGGAGCACCGGGAGCACCGGGAACGCCGGCGAGGCGACGCACGCCGAGAACGGCCGGCCGGACGACGGCGCGCCCCCGGACGGGGACGCGGACACGGACGACGGCGCCCCGGAGCTGACCGGGCGGCAGCGCCTCGTGGCCGCGGTCTGGCCGCCGCGGGTCACCCGGGCCCAACTCACCGTCGCCGTGCTGCTGTTCGTGCTCGGCCTCGGGCTGGCCATCCAGGTGCGCTCGACCAGCGAGGGCGGACCGCTGCGCGGCGCCCGCCAGGAGGACCTCGTACGGATCCTCGACGAGCTGGACGACCGGTCCGCGCGGCTCCAGGGCGAGAAGCAGCGCCTGGAGGGCCAGCAACGGGAGCTGGAGAACAGCTCGGACCAGGCCGAAGAGGCCCGTAAGCAGACCCAGCAGAAGGCGCGCCAGCTGGGCGTGCTGGCGGGCACGGTCGGCGCCGAGGGCCCGGGGCTGCACATCACGGTCCGGGACCCCGGCGGCGCCGTCGAGGCCGACATGCTTCTTGACACGATCCAGGAACTGCGCGCCGCGGGCGCGGAGGCGATTGAGGTGAACAACGTGCGGGTGGTGGCGAGCAGTTACCTTCAGGGCGCGACCGATGTACGGATCGACGGACACGCGGTCTCCCCGCCGTACCGTTTCGAAGTGATCGGCGAACCGAAGGATCTCGAGCCCGCGCTCAACATCCCAGGTGGCGTCGTGCAGACGCTGGAGAAGGAGCAGGCCGCCGTGGAGGTTTCGCGGTCGGAGAAGATCACCGTGGACGCCTTGCGTTCCACGAAGCGGCCTGACTACGCTCGGTCATCACAGTGA
- a CDS encoding CDP-alcohol phosphatidyltransferase family protein gives MEVQETGAQTDRVFNVPNILSMARLVGVPIFLWLILWPEFGGPNSDGWALLVLALSGISDYLDGKLARRWNQVSNLGRILDPAADRLYILSTLVGLTWREILPLWLTCVLLARELLLLVMVWILDRHGYAPPQVNFLGKAATFNLMYAFPLLLLSDGSGWVASLAAVFGWAFAGWGTALYWWAGILYVVQVRRLVKADAAAD, from the coding sequence GTGGAGGTCCAGGAGACGGGGGCTCAGACGGACCGGGTCTTCAACGTTCCCAACATCCTCAGCATGGCCCGTCTCGTCGGCGTGCCCATCTTCCTGTGGCTGATTCTGTGGCCCGAGTTCGGCGGCCCCAACAGTGACGGCTGGGCCCTGCTCGTCCTCGCTCTCAGCGGCATCAGCGACTACCTGGACGGGAAGCTCGCCCGGCGCTGGAACCAGGTCAGCAATCTCGGGCGCATCCTCGACCCGGCCGCCGACCGCCTCTACATCCTGTCCACCCTCGTCGGTCTCACCTGGCGCGAAATCCTTCCTCTCTGGCTCACCTGCGTGCTTCTGGCGCGAGAGTTGTTGCTGCTGGTCATGGTCTGGATCCTCGACCGGCACGGTTACGCGCCGCCGCAAGTGAACTTTCTCGGCAAGGCCGCGACCTTCAACCTTATGTATGCCTTTCCGCTGCTTCTGCTGAGCGACGGATCGGGCTGGGTCGCCTCGCTCGCCGCAGTTTTCGGCTGGGCTTTCGCGGGCTGGGGTACGGCACTCTACTGGTGGGCAGGGATCCTCTACGTGGTCCAGGTCCGCCGCCTGGTCAAGGCGGACGCCGCGGCCGACTGA
- a CDS encoding NAD(P)-binding domain-containing protein has product MNAPTTTASDLPTVVIGAGPIGLAAAAHLAGRGLEPLVLEAGPAAASAVREWGHVRLFSTWAELVDPAAEKLLAPTGWTAPDSAAYPSGADWAERYLQPLADALGDRVRYGATVTGVSRLGRDRVVDADRERQPFTVHLRHTDGRTERLTARAVIDASGTWSTPSPLGGDGLPAPGEHEASARISYRVPDLDDPAVRARYAGRRTAVIGSGASAFTALAQLAALARETPGTHASWIQRRGIGDATFGGGEADQLPARGALGLAAKAAVDDGHADAVTGFRTATVEAEGAQLVLVAEDGRRLEPVDEVIALTGFRPDLSFLSELRLGLDERLQAPVALAPLIDPNQHSCGTVYPHGAKELSHPEQDVYLAGMKSYGRAPTFLALTGYEQVRSIAAALAGDHEAAERVELVFAETGVCGGSGLFDTPDAPDTTQTEESGGCCAAPPTLQIGATAPATTGGC; this is encoded by the coding sequence GTGAACGCGCCCACCACTACCGCCTCCGACCTGCCCACCGTGGTCATCGGAGCGGGCCCCATCGGCCTGGCAGCCGCCGCCCACCTCGCCGGGCGCGGCCTCGAACCCCTGGTACTGGAGGCCGGACCGGCCGCCGCGAGCGCCGTACGCGAGTGGGGCCACGTACGGCTGTTCTCCACCTGGGCCGAACTCGTCGACCCCGCCGCCGAGAAGCTCCTCGCCCCCACCGGCTGGACCGCCCCCGACTCCGCCGCCTACCCGTCCGGCGCGGACTGGGCCGAGCGGTACCTCCAGCCGCTCGCCGACGCCCTGGGCGACCGGGTCCGCTACGGCGCCACCGTCACCGGCGTCTCCCGCCTCGGCCGCGACCGCGTCGTGGACGCCGACCGCGAACGGCAGCCCTTCACCGTTCACCTCCGGCACACCGACGGCCGCACCGAACGCCTCACCGCCCGCGCCGTCATCGACGCCTCCGGCACGTGGTCCACCCCGAGCCCGCTGGGCGGCGACGGACTGCCCGCGCCCGGCGAACACGAGGCGTCCGCCCGTATCTCCTACCGGGTGCCGGACCTCGACGACCCCGCCGTACGGGCCCGTTACGCGGGCCGGCGCACCGCCGTCATCGGCTCCGGCGCCTCCGCCTTCACCGCCCTCGCCCAGCTCGCCGCCCTCGCCCGGGAGACGCCCGGCACCCACGCCTCGTGGATCCAGCGGCGCGGCATCGGCGACGCCACCTTCGGCGGCGGCGAAGCCGACCAGCTGCCCGCCCGCGGCGCCCTCGGCCTCGCCGCGAAGGCCGCCGTCGACGACGGCCACGCCGACGCCGTCACCGGCTTCCGCACCGCCACCGTCGAGGCCGAGGGCGCACAGCTCGTGCTGGTCGCCGAGGACGGCCGCCGCCTCGAGCCCGTGGACGAGGTCATCGCCCTCACCGGCTTCCGGCCCGACCTCTCGTTCCTCTCCGAGCTCCGTCTCGGCCTGGACGAACGCCTCCAGGCCCCGGTCGCCCTCGCTCCCCTCATCGACCCCAACCAGCACTCCTGCGGCACCGTCTATCCGCACGGCGCGAAGGAGCTGTCCCACCCCGAACAGGACGTCTACCTGGCGGGCATGAAGAGCTACGGCCGCGCCCCCACCTTCCTGGCCCTGACCGGCTACGAACAGGTCCGCTCCATCGCCGCCGCCCTCGCCGGCGACCACGAGGCCGCCGAACGCGTCGAGTTGGTTTTCGCCGAGACCGGCGTCTGCGGCGGCTCAGGCCTCTTCGACACCCCCGACGCCCCCGACACCACGCAGACAGAGGAGAGCGGCGGCTGCTGCGCTGCACCGCCCACGCTCCAGATCGGCGCCACCGCCCCGGCCACCACCGGCGGCTGCTGA
- a CDS encoding ArsR/SmtB family transcription factor, whose product MSNDRALPVLEPDVVPCCPPLTERTLTAEEAVRTAAMFKALGDPVRLRLFSAVASHEGGEACVCDISGVGVSQPTVSHHLKKLREAGLLASERRGTWVYYRVEPSVLAAMGQMLRHYGP is encoded by the coding sequence ATGTCGAATGACAGGGCGCTGCCCGTGCTGGAGCCGGACGTCGTGCCGTGCTGTCCGCCGCTGACCGAGCGCACGTTGACCGCGGAGGAGGCGGTCCGTACCGCGGCGATGTTCAAGGCGCTCGGCGACCCGGTGCGCCTGCGCCTGTTCTCTGCCGTGGCCTCGCACGAGGGCGGTGAGGCGTGCGTGTGTGACATCTCCGGCGTCGGCGTTTCCCAGCCCACCGTCTCCCACCACCTGAAGAAGCTGCGGGAGGCCGGTCTGCTGGCCTCCGAGCGGCGCGGGACCTGGGTGTACTACCGGGTGGAGCCGTCGGTGCTGGCCGCCATGGGTCAGATGCTGCGGCACTACGGGCCCTGA
- a CDS encoding bifunctional nuclease family protein: MNELDVVGVRVEMPSNQPIVLLREVGGDRYLPIWIGPGEATAIAFAQQGMTPARPLTHDLFKDVLEAVGQELTAVRITDLREGVFYAELAFASGVEVSARPSDAIALALRTGTPIFGSDGVLDDAGIAIPDEQEDEVEKFREFLDQISPEDFGTSSQ; encoded by the coding sequence GTGAACGAGCTCGACGTTGTGGGTGTCCGGGTCGAAATGCCCTCCAACCAACCGATCGTTCTCCTGCGAGAAGTGGGAGGCGACCGATACCTCCCCATCTGGATCGGCCCCGGGGAGGCGACCGCGATCGCCTTCGCGCAGCAGGGCATGACGCCTGCGCGGCCGCTGACGCACGACCTGTTCAAGGACGTGCTGGAGGCGGTGGGACAGGAGCTGACCGCGGTCCGGATCACTGATCTGCGGGAGGGCGTGTTCTACGCCGAGCTGGCGTTCGCCAGCGGAGTCGAGGTGAGCGCCCGGCCGTCCGACGCGATAGCGCTGGCCCTCCGTACGGGTACGCCGATCTTCGGCAGCGACGGGGTGCTGGACGACGCCGGGATCGCGATCCCGGACGAGCAGGAGGACGAGGTGGAGAAGTTCCGCGAGTTCCTCGACCAGATCTCGCCGGAGGATTTCGGCACCAGCAGCCAGTGA
- a CDS encoding FHA domain-containing protein, which translates to MPHGRVCVVRGESPVSFFSRLFGKSRKEGGGGESRRHRAPRHGEAAQGGAPGDEGERPLFRDEVGAPGGPNQGGPGVVSVDPEATGRIGFEEPSTSSTGGGFTLPVCSRCGTRAAEASRFCSNCGAPLRGGMPAGEAPSETTSTISISGLEAHDSETTGQHVVALPPEAQAAVDALPMGSALLVVRRGPNSGSRFLLDGELTTAGRHPESDIFLDDVTVSRRHVEFRRGPDGGFTVSDVGSLNGTYVNRERIETGVPLANGDEVQIGKYRLVFFASQRGI; encoded by the coding sequence CTGCCCCACGGGCGGGTCTGTGTCGTGCGAGGGGAATCGCCCGTGAGTTTCTTTTCGAGGTTGTTCGGCAAGAGCCGCAAGGAGGGCGGTGGCGGCGAGTCGCGCCGTCATCGGGCCCCCCGGCACGGCGAGGCCGCCCAGGGCGGTGCCCCGGGAGACGAGGGCGAGCGTCCGCTCTTCCGCGACGAGGTGGGAGCGCCTGGCGGCCCCAATCAGGGTGGTCCCGGCGTGGTGTCTGTTGACCCCGAAGCGACGGGCCGCATAGGTTTCGAAGAACCATCAACCTCAAGTACGGGTGGAGGGTTTACCTTGCCGGTATGTTCGAGGTGCGGGACCCGTGCGGCCGAGGCCAGCCGGTTCTGCTCCAACTGCGGTGCGCCGCTGCGAGGCGGCATGCCGGCCGGCGAGGCCCCGTCGGAGACGACGTCCACGATCTCCATCTCCGGCCTGGAGGCCCACGACTCGGAGACCACCGGCCAGCACGTGGTGGCGCTGCCCCCCGAGGCGCAGGCGGCTGTCGACGCTCTCCCCATGGGATCGGCGCTGCTGGTCGTGCGCCGCGGGCCGAACTCGGGCAGCCGTTTCCTCCTGGACGGCGAGCTGACGACGGCGGGACGGCACCCGGAGAGCGACATCTTCCTGGACGACGTGACCGTTTCGCGGCGCCACGTCGAGTTCAGGCGCGGCCCGGACGGCGGCTTCACGGTCTCCGACGTCGGCAGCCTGAACGGGACGTACGTCAACCGTGAGCGGATCGAGACAGGCGTCCCGCTCGCCAACGGCGACGAGGTGCAGATCGGCAAGTACCGGCTGGTCTTCTTCGCGAGCCAGCGAGGCATCTGA
- a CDS encoding MerR family transcriptional regulator, which produces MLHTPSGGAGAGATTGGNGRPMSIGAVLEVLREEFPEVTISKIRFLESEGLVEPERSPSGYRKFRDGDVERLAYVLRMQRDHYLPLKVIREHLDALARGEELPLPPAPHPGGLPEPRGAADGPPGAGSPVRLGRAELVAVAGVTEDQFAEWESYGLIGPHEDGGYDMGAVSVARLLADLGRFGLEARHLRTVKAAADREAGLVEQVVAPLRQHRDPGTRERAETTARELAGLSLRLHAALVRTALRLPAP; this is translated from the coding sequence ATGCTGCACACACCGTCGGGTGGCGCCGGAGCCGGCGCCACCACCGGGGGGAACGGCAGGCCGATGAGCATCGGCGCCGTGCTCGAGGTGCTGCGCGAGGAGTTCCCCGAGGTCACCATCTCCAAAATCCGTTTCCTGGAGTCCGAGGGTCTGGTGGAGCCGGAGCGCTCGCCGTCGGGGTACCGGAAGTTCCGGGACGGCGACGTCGAGCGCCTCGCCTACGTCCTGCGGATGCAGCGCGACCACTACCTCCCGCTGAAGGTCATCCGCGAGCACCTGGACGCCCTGGCGCGCGGTGAGGAGCTGCCCCTGCCGCCCGCCCCGCACCCTGGCGGGCTCCCTGAGCCCCGCGGAGCGGCGGACGGGCCACCGGGCGCAGGCAGCCCTGTACGGCTCGGCAGGGCGGAGCTGGTCGCCGTGGCGGGGGTGACCGAGGACCAGTTCGCCGAGTGGGAGTCGTACGGGCTGATCGGCCCGCACGAGGACGGCGGATACGACATGGGTGCCGTGTCCGTCGCCCGGCTGCTGGCCGACCTCGGCCGCTTCGGGCTGGAGGCGCGCCATCTGCGGACCGTGAAGGCGGCGGCCGACCGGGAGGCGGGGCTCGTGGAACAGGTCGTGGCCCCGCTGCGGCAGCACCGCGATCCGGGCACCAGGGAACGGGCCGAGACCACCGCCAGAGAGCTCGCGGGGCTCTCCCTGCGGCTCCACGCCGCGCTCGTACGGACGGCGCTGCGGCTGCCCGCACCCTGA
- a CDS encoding small basic family protein, with the protein MIAVLGLIVGVVAGLVVRPVVPTVVEPYLPIAVVAALDAVFGGLRAMLDGIFNDKVFVVSFLSNVVVAALIVFLGDKLGVGAQLSTGVVVVLGIRIFSNAAAIRRHVFRA; encoded by the coding sequence GTGATCGCCGTACTGGGCCTCATCGTGGGAGTCGTGGCCGGACTCGTGGTCCGGCCCGTGGTGCCGACGGTGGTGGAGCCCTACCTGCCGATCGCCGTCGTCGCGGCACTGGACGCGGTCTTCGGCGGGCTGCGGGCGATGCTGGACGGGATCTTCAACGACAAGGTCTTCGTCGTGTCGTTCCTCTCCAACGTCGTCGTCGCCGCGCTCATCGTCTTCCTCGGCGACAAACTGGGCGTGGGCGCGCAGCTCTCCACGGGCGTGGTCGTCGTCCTCGGCATCCGCATCTTCTCCAACGCGGCCGCCATCCGCCGGCACGTGTTCCGGGCGTGA
- a CDS encoding DUF881 domain-containing protein, whose translation MPQQHPGRSTASRPARPDASMSLLTNVMDHSLDDGYAEAAARDVAAGRSGLPRTLNAKLWLAAGLVLAALVVTVGAVQARVDAPTVAKEREELIDRVEEGTREADALEERIEELRKSVSARQNEALERHGGDKGALTALLAGATPVEGPGLKLVVDDAKNTQQDGGDGPRNDSGFSDTGRIRDRDMQRVVNGLWGAGAEAVSINGQRLTALSAIRAAGDAILVDNKPLAPPYTVLGVGDGRKLSSAFRDSADGRYLQVLKESYGVRYNISAQDEVRLPAALSLSVRTAEPVKTGSP comes from the coding sequence ATGCCGCAGCAGCACCCCGGACGGAGTACCGCATCGCGGCCTGCGCGTCCGGACGCCTCGATGTCGCTGCTGACCAACGTGATGGATCACAGCCTCGACGACGGATACGCCGAGGCCGCCGCCCGCGACGTCGCCGCGGGCCGGTCCGGGCTGCCCCGCACCCTGAACGCGAAGCTGTGGCTCGCCGCCGGACTCGTACTGGCCGCGCTCGTCGTCACCGTCGGGGCGGTGCAGGCGCGGGTCGACGCGCCCACCGTCGCCAAGGAGCGCGAAGAGCTCATCGACCGCGTGGAGGAGGGCACACGGGAGGCCGATGCCCTCGAGGAGCGCATCGAGGAGCTGCGCAAGAGCGTCAGCGCACGGCAGAACGAGGCGCTGGAGCGGCACGGCGGTGACAAGGGCGCGCTCACCGCGCTGCTCGCCGGCGCGACGCCGGTCGAGGGCCCGGGCCTCAAGCTGGTCGTGGACGACGCCAAGAACACCCAGCAGGACGGCGGTGACGGGCCGCGCAACGACAGCGGGTTCTCCGACACCGGCCGCATCCGCGACCGCGACATGCAGCGCGTCGTCAACGGGCTGTGGGGCGCGGGCGCCGAGGCGGTGTCCATCAACGGTCAGCGCCTCACGGCCCTTTCGGCGATCAGGGCGGCAGGCGACGCGATACTGGTCGACAACAAGCCGCTCGCGCCCCCGTACACGGTGCTCGGCGTGGGCGACGGCCGGAAGCTGAGCAGTGCGTTCCGGGACAGCGCCGACGGGCGCTACCTGCAGGTGCTGAAGGAGAGCTACGGCGTGCGCTACAACATCTCCGCACAGGACGAGGTGCGGCTTCCCGCCGCGCTGAGCCTGTCCGTACGGACGGCGGAGCCAGTGAAGACAGGAAGCCCGTGA
- a CDS encoding flavin-containing monooxygenase, translating to MGQHDVFDVAVIGGGQSGLAAARALLAEGLRPVVLEASDRPAGSWPRYYDSLTLFSPARYSAMPGLPFPGDGDRYPHRNEVTAYLTRYADLLDAEIRTHTRVETVEADGPGFTLRTSDGRRVAAAGVVAATGAFGNPHLPDLPGAPDFTGELLHVADYRDPEPYAGRRVVVVGGGNSAVQIAHELAHVAEVTLASRNPIRFLPQIREGRDLHHWLTTAGFDQLPPAWLAHVVGGTLVLDDGRYQNALQNGHLERRPMFTALDGDAVIWADGRREKTDAVLLATGYRPGLDCLRPLGALDADGAPLHSGGLSLTHPGLVYLGLEFQHSFASNTLRGVGRDAAYVTPPLAAHVRGAAAAAGF from the coding sequence ATGGGTCAGCATGATGTATTCGATGTCGCGGTCATCGGCGGCGGGCAGTCCGGCCTGGCCGCTGCCCGTGCACTGCTGGCGGAGGGGCTGCGGCCCGTGGTCCTGGAAGCCTCGGACCGCCCGGCGGGTTCCTGGCCGCGTTACTACGACAGCCTCACCCTGTTCTCGCCCGCCCGCTACAGCGCCATGCCGGGCCTGCCCTTCCCCGGTGACGGCGACCGCTACCCGCACCGCAACGAGGTCACCGCCTACCTCACCCGGTACGCGGACCTCCTGGACGCCGAGATCCGCACCCACACCCGGGTGGAGACCGTCGAGGCCGACGGGCCGGGCTTCACCCTGCGCACGTCCGACGGCCGCCGCGTCGCCGCCGCCGGGGTCGTCGCGGCCACCGGCGCGTTCGGCAACCCGCACCTGCCCGACCTCCCCGGGGCGCCGGACTTCACCGGTGAACTCCTGCACGTCGCCGACTACCGCGACCCCGAGCCGTACGCGGGCCGGCGGGTCGTCGTGGTCGGCGGCGGCAACTCCGCCGTACAGATCGCCCACGAGCTGGCCCACGTCGCCGAGGTGACCCTCGCCAGCCGCAACCCGATCCGGTTCCTGCCGCAGATACGCGAAGGCAGGGACCTGCACCACTGGCTGACGACCGCGGGCTTCGACCAGCTGCCGCCCGCATGGCTCGCCCACGTCGTCGGCGGCACCCTCGTCCTGGACGACGGCCGCTACCAGAACGCCCTGCAGAACGGCCACTTGGAACGGCGGCCGATGTTCACCGCACTCGACGGGGACGCCGTCATCTGGGCCGACGGCCGCCGCGAGAAGACCGACGCGGTGCTGCTGGCCACCGGCTACCGTCCCGGCCTGGACTGCCTCCGGCCGCTCGGCGCGCTGGACGCCGACGGCGCCCCGCTGCACAGCGGCGGCCTCTCCCTCACGCACCCCGGTCTCGTCTACCTCGGCCTGGAGTTCCAGCACTCCTTCGCCTCCAACACCCTGCGCGGAGTCGGCAGGGACGCCGCCTACGTCACCCCGCCGCTCGCCGCCCACGTACGGGGCGCGGCCGCCGCGGCCGGGTTCTGA
- a CDS encoding mannose-1-phosphate guanyltransferase, producing MKAVVMAGGEGTRLRPMTASMPKPLLPVANRPIMEHVLRLLKRHGLSETVVTVQFLASLVRNYFGDGEELGMELTYANEEKPLGTAGSVKNAEEALKDDSFLVISGDALTDFDLTDLIRFHREHGGLVTVCLTRVPNPLEFGITIVDEDGRVERFLEKPTWGQVFSDTVNTGIYVMEPEVFDYVDPDVSVDWSGDVFPQLMKEGKPIYGYVAEGYWEDVGTHESYVKAQADVLEGKVDVEIDGFEISPGVWIAEGAEVHPDAVLRGPLYIGDYAKVEAGSEVREHSVIGSNVVVKSGAFLHRAVVHDNVYIGQQCNLRGCVIGRNTDVMRAARIEDGAVIGDECLVGEESIVQGNVRVYPFKIVEAGAFVNTSVIWESRGQAHLFGARGVSGILNVEITPELAVRLAGAYATTLKKGSTVTTARDHSRGARALKRAIISALQTSAIDVRDLENVPLPVARQQTARGSAGGIMIRTTTGVPDSVDIMFFDERGADLSQTSQRKLDRVYARQEYRRAFPGEIGDLRFPASVFDSYTGSLLRAVDSTGVEESGLKVVVDASNGSAGLVLPSLLGRLGVESLTINPGLDESRPTETAETRRSGLVRLGEMVASARAAFGVRFDPVGERFSLVDERGRIIEDDRTLLVMLDLVAAERRSGKVALPVTTTRIAEQVAAYHGTQVEWTTTSPDDLTRVGREDATVFGGDGRGGFIVPEFSPVFDGAAAFARLLGLVARTQLTLSQIDARIPQAHVLRRDLATPWAVKGLVMRRVVEAAGDRSVDTTDGVRIVEPDGRWVMVLPDRAEAVTHLWAEGPDDTSAQALLDEWSAVVDGAGR from the coding sequence ATGAAGGCCGTCGTAATGGCAGGGGGCGAGGGCACGCGCCTTCGCCCCATGACCGCGAGCATGCCCAAGCCGCTTCTGCCTGTGGCCAATCGCCCGATCATGGAGCATGTGCTGAGGCTGCTGAAGCGGCACGGTCTCAGCGAAACCGTCGTGACCGTGCAATTCCTCGCTTCTCTTGTCCGGAACTATTTCGGGGACGGCGAGGAGCTCGGCATGGAGCTCACCTATGCCAACGAGGAGAAGCCACTCGGCACGGCAGGGAGCGTCAAGAACGCCGAAGAGGCGCTGAAGGACGACTCGTTCCTCGTCATCTCGGGTGACGCGCTCACCGATTTCGACCTCACCGACCTCATACGTTTCCACCGCGAGCACGGCGGACTCGTCACCGTCTGCCTGACCCGCGTCCCCAACCCGCTCGAGTTCGGCATCACCATCGTCGACGAAGACGGCCGCGTGGAACGCTTCCTGGAGAAGCCGACCTGGGGCCAGGTCTTCTCCGACACCGTCAACACCGGCATCTACGTCATGGAGCCCGAGGTCTTCGACTACGTCGACCCCGACGTCTCCGTCGACTGGTCAGGCGACGTCTTCCCGCAGCTCATGAAGGAAGGCAAGCCCATCTACGGCTACGTGGCCGAGGGTTACTGGGAGGACGTCGGCACGCACGAGAGCTACGTCAAGGCGCAGGCGGACGTGCTCGAGGGCAAAGTCGACGTGGAAATCGACGGGTTCGAGATCTCGCCCGGCGTGTGGATCGCCGAAGGCGCCGAAGTGCACCCCGACGCGGTGCTCCGCGGCCCGCTCTACATCGGCGACTACGCCAAGGTCGAAGCCGGTTCCGAAGTGCGCGAGCACTCCGTCATCGGCTCCAACGTCGTCGTCAAGAGCGGCGCGTTCCTCCACCGGGCCGTGGTCCACGACAACGTCTACATCGGCCAGCAGTGCAACCTCCGCGGCTGCGTCATCGGCCGCAACACCGACGTGATGCGCGCCGCGCGGATCGAGGACGGCGCCGTGATCGGTGACGAGTGTCTGGTCGGCGAGGAGTCCATCGTCCAGGGCAACGTCCGCGTCTACCCGTTCAAGATCGTGGAGGCTGGCGCCTTCGTCAACACCTCCGTGATCTGGGAGTCCCGCGGCCAGGCCCATCTCTTCGGCGCCCGCGGCGTGTCCGGCATCCTCAACGTCGAGATCACCCCGGAGCTGGCCGTACGGCTCGCGGGCGCGTACGCCACCACCCTCAAGAAGGGCTCCACGGTCACCACCGCCCGCGACCACTCGCGCGGTGCCCGCGCCCTGAAGCGCGCGATCATCTCGGCGCTGCAGACGAGCGCCATCGACGTACGGGACCTGGAGAACGTCCCGCTCCCCGTCGCCCGCCAGCAGACAGCACGTGGCAGCGCCGGCGGCATCATGATCCGTACGACGACGGGTGTGCCCGACTCCGTCGACATCATGTTCTTCGACGAGCGGGGAGCGGACCTCTCGCAGACGAGCCAGCGCAAGCTCGACCGCGTGTACGCGCGCCAGGAGTACCGCCGCGCTTTCCCCGGCGAGATCGGTGACCTGCGCTTCCCCGCCAGCGTCTTCGACTCCTATACGGGCTCTCTCCTGCGCGCCGTGGACTCCACGGGCGTCGAGGAGTCCGGCCTCAAGGTCGTCGTGGACGCCTCGAACGGCAGCGCCGGCCTCGTACTCCCCAGCCTGCTGGGGCGGTTGGGCGTCGAGTCGCTGACGATCAACCCCGGACTGGACGAGTCGCGCCCCACGGAGACGGCCGAGACCCGGCGTTCGGGGCTGGTACGGCTCGGGGAGATGGTCGCGTCCGCGCGCGCCGCGTTCGGCGTCCGCTTCGACCCCGTCGGCGAACGGTTCTCGCTCGTCGACGAGCGCGGCAGGATCATCGAGGACGACCGGACGCTGCTGGTGATGCTCGACCTTGTGGCGGCCGAACGGCGCAGCGGCAAGGTGGCGTTGCCGGTCACCACCACTCGTATCGCCGAGCAGGTCGCGGCCTACCACGGGACGCAGGTGGAGTGGACGACGACCTCTCCGGACGACCTCACGCGGGTCGGCCGGGAGGACGCGACGGTCTTCGGCGGGGACGGGCGGGGCGGGTTCATCGTGCCGGAGTTCAGCCCCGTGTTCGACGGGGCCGCCGCGTTCGCACGGCTGCTGGGCCTCGTCGCCCGCACCCAGCTCACGCTGAGCCAGATCGACGCGCGCATCCCGCAGGCGCACGTGCTGCGCCGCGACCTGGCGACGCCCTGGGCGGTCAAGGGGCTGGTGATGCGGAGGGTCGTGGAGGCCGCTGGCGACCGTTCCGTGGACACCACCGACGGCGTCCGTATCGTCGAGCCCGACGGCCGCTGGGTGATGGTCCTCCCGGACCGGGCCGAAGCGGTCACGCACCTGTGGGCGGAGGGCCCCGACGACACCTCCGCGCAGGCGCTGCTGGACGAGTGGTCCGCGGTCGTGGACGGCGCCGGACGCTGA